From a region of the Drosophila ananassae strain 14024-0371.13 chromosome XL, ASM1763931v2, whole genome shotgun sequence genome:
- the LOC6504625 gene encoding uncharacterized protein LOC6504625 isoform X16, giving the protein MPTMTRMHRHSSSSAVVEENRGRRRGGPGSGDANKENFGVHFMSSPFGNASLIALQDLSNVHGKSPQRRSFSEGSGPRQATPQLAALRSCLPRSGVGVGGGAALEDSQLSSSRMGDTTLDRMLDAIIESARKEVRYKPNVVAATTAAATTTSTTTLLPENAEWSETSVHEMEVRTPTHLKRQRVVRRKNPHKTTGPTGGHRTTSSTSTTITATEALQKLEHIPSTKRCLSFSSSSNSSDLEVEEEEEEDQQVAKRGSLATPPSHSTTTSSNSSSSGNTTGSGATDFGEATPRGSIDLSIFYDAKEQKLNVHVIRCRDLQRSHGGNGGSINAYVKVALSGGSGYGYGSGSGSGSGSSGQRDQRTAVHRHSSRPYFDQRFSFPISGGDFKDNDWAEQSLQLAVWHRDRHLKRSEFLGCSTFPLSELLQPHAGTTAGSYKLQAQGCPPSHRQSRENQHHQNHQSHHTNQNASVSASTTNPGENPAKAGGEERENSTEMAAITATPQKAAATAGTGTGSISVSGSTAAALTLNDEVISISIDGDPNQQAGQQPMRLSKKALHQRDADENLFLRFLELDPPADGNANSTTVGASGDKTANSSSNAKANESNANHLNGSASRRQSTMPNSTTGTGGGGSGSGRQTGRTPFTMTKRLTRTEERGFGFSIVWTHPPRVEKVEAGLSADRCGILPGDYVIFVDMHNVVTMPEADVLNLIRSQGSALTLEIFRRSGAGATTISTAATATAIAAAPTKKIYGLDAGIGIGIGVEDPLITTSLSTTSTAHPQGVVSLQRSASSRVQTAAISRPATACSGTTSSIEAAKRRLHLPQVTFSKESIVPITDNRRRFLLQLISREQNFTAALHFGLQRFVQPLVERKDLISPNDHRTLFQNIDELLRIAEDILEQLCSSEQQDQDQPQMNFASRVYLSKTTAICAAYKKYCNGIKRADCVLVNKSRQTGSEFIAFITEPAVPRKRPDLTMFIHRPLQHFREILKLMQLLAGNCHVDTEEHKNFSTVIAELQAAYREITVSSGLMEPLGEGRPLLTLQDLESRMVFTKCKPFTLAVQGRQWIFGGDLSRVEGRSVKPYWTLLFSDIIVFAKVSRDRVLFITEEPIPIANVVDSCFHMRKKTTEFRLTVDPNGRLAESPTGYCAPDLTRTPKRGARRKSLILRAPSLELKAVWQNLLQRQIFLVNAALGSTPLSSPLDSPDVLNTLVPLSDIGLTSASMGSMKLPSLDSIHLKQQQKQQQRSNNSHTAATDRSVDRSHGHSHSGHSGHAVEQIELLIDEKCRILNKTGTPKSSALHLANWMKGQLDKQQQQARLAAIARSQENVSAEDEQLIFNSDSEQDERITYWTRQQLEKRTKELNLAKENGGLSAKPNFGGKRLSGVEELSMSATSDIYSTTSEAEGVTSQISQSHSTTSDSQRRRMTVLGRSRTAAAVPVIPNYVI; this is encoded by the exons ATGCCAACCATGACGAGAATGCATCGCCACTCCAGCTCCAGTGCCGTGGTGGAGGAGAATCGCGGTAGGAGAAGAGGCGGCCCTGGATCTGGCGACGCCAACAAGGAGAACTTTGGCGTCCATTTCATGAGCAGTCCTTTCGGCAACGCCAGCCTGATTGCCCTCCAGGATCTGAGCAATGTCCACGGCAAGAGCCCGCAGCGGAGGAGCTTCAGCGAAGGCAGTGGTCCCCGCCAGGCCACGCCCCAATTGGCGGCACTGAGGAGCTGCCTGCCCCGCAGCGGTGTCGGTGTTGGTGGGGGCGCCGCTCTGGAGGACTCGCAGCTCTCGTCCTCGCGAATGGGCGACACCACCCTGGACCGTATGCTGGATGCCATTATCGAATCAGCCCGGAAGGAGGTGCGCTACAAGCCAAATGTGGTTGCCGCGACAACCGCAGCTGcaaccaccaccagcaccaccactcTTCTCCCTGAGAACGCCGAATGGAGTGAGACCAGTGTCCACGAGATGGAAGTCCGCACTCCCACCCACTTGAAGCGTCAGCGGGTGGTGCGGCGCAAGAATCCCCACAAGACCACCGGCCCCACCGGGGGGCATCGCACCACCAGCTCTACCAGCACCACCATCACCGCCACCGAGGCTCTCCAGAAACTAGAGCACATTCCCAGCACGAAGCGGTGCCTGAGCTTCTCTTCCAGCTCGAACTCCAGCGACCTGGAagtcgaggaggaggaggaggaggaccagcAGGTGGCCAAGAGGGGATCCCTGGCCACGCCCCCCTCCCACAGCACCACCacgagcagcaacagcagcagctctGGCAACACCACAGGCAGTGGGGCAACTGATTTCGGAGAAGCCACTCCGCGGGGCAGCATCGATCTGAGCATTTTTTACGACGCCAAGGAGCAGAAGCTGAATGTTCATG TGATTCGGTGTCGGGACTTGCAACGTTCTCATGGCGGCAACGGTGGCAGCATCAATGCCTACGTCAAGGTGGCTCTGTCCGGTGGATccggatacggatacggatcCGGTTCGGGTTCCGGCTCCGGATCGAGTGGCCAGCGAGACCAGCGCACCGCCGTCCACCGGCACTCGAGTCGTCCCTACTTCGACCAGCGGTTCAGTTTCCCGATTTCCGGTGGCGATTTCAAGGATAACGACTGGGCGGAGCAGAGCCTCCAGCTGGCAGTGTGGCACCGAGATCGCCATTTAAA ACGCAGCGAGTTCCTGGGCTGCAGCACTTTTCCTTTGAGCGAACTACTGCAGCCGCACGCCGGCACCACGGCCGGTTCCTACAAGCTGCAGGCGCAGGGATGTCCGCCTAGCCACCGCCAGAGTCGCGAGAACCAGCACCACCAGAATCATCAGAGTCACCACACCAATCAGAACGCATCCGTATCCGCGTCCACCACCAATCCCGGTGAGAATCCGGCGAAGGCAGGAGGAGAGGAGCGAGAGAATAGCACGGAAATGGCTGCCATTACAGCAACGCCACAGAAGGCAGCGGCAACCGCCGGAACTGGCACTGGATCTATATCCGTTTCGGGATCAACTGCCGCCGCCCTGACCCTCAACGACGAGGtgatcagcatcagcatcgaCGGAGATCCCAACCAGCAGGCCGGCCAGCAACCGATGCGGCTCAGCAAGAAGGCCCTCCACCAGCGCGACGCCGACGAGAATCTCTTCCTGAGATTCCTGGAACTGGATCCGCCGGCGGACGGGAATGCCAACAGTACGACTGTGGGCGCTTCCGGCGACAAGACGGCCAACTCGTCCTCGAACGCCAAGGCCAATGAGAGCAATGCCAACCACTTGAACGGCTCCGCCAGTCGAAGACAGTCCACCATGCCGAACAGCACCACTGGCACCGGAGGAGGAGGCAGTGGCTCTGGAAGGCAAACCGGAAGAACACCCTTTACGATGACCAAGCGACTGACCAGAACCGAGGAGCGAGGCTTCGGGTTCTCGATTGTTTGGACCCATCCGCCCCGGGTGGAGAAAGTGGAGGCGGGCCTATCGGCGGACAGGTGCGGCATCCTGCCCGGCGACTATGTGATCTTTGTGGACATGCACAATGTGGTCACGATGCCCGAGGCTGATGTTCTGAACTTGATACGATCGCAGGGCTCGGCCTTGACGTTGGAGATTTTCAGAAGGTCAGGCGCGGGCGCCACCACAATCTCGACggccgccaccgccaccgccatcGCCGCCGCACCCACGAAGAAGATCTACGGCCTGGATGCCGGCATCGGTATTGGCATCGGTGTGGAGGACCCACTAATAACCACCAGCCTGAGTACCACCAGCACCGCTCATCCCCAGGGCGTTGTGAGCCTGCAGAGGAGTGCCAGTTCGAGGGTCCAGACGGCGGCCATCAGTCGTCCGGCCACCGCCTGCTCCGGCACCACGTCCTCCATCGAGGCCGCCAAGCGGCGGCTCCACCTGCCCCAGGTCACCTTCAGCAAGGAG TCCATTGTGCCTATCACGGACAATCGGAGGCGGTTCCTGCTTCAGCTGATCAGCCGGGAGCAGAACTTCACGGCCGCCCTGCACTTTGGCCTCCAGCGCTTCGTCCAGCCGTTGGTGGAGCGCAAGGACCTCATATCGCCGAACGACCACCGCACCCTGTTCCAGAACATTGACGAACTCCTGCGCATCGCCGAGGATATCCTGGAGCAGCTGTGCAGCAGCGAGCAGCAGGACCAGGATCAGCCGCAGATGAACTTCGCCTCGAGAGTGTACCTCTCGAAGACCACTGCGATCTGCGCCGCCTACAAGAAGTACTGCAACGGCATCAAGCGGGCGGACTGTGTCCTGGTGAACAAGTCCCGGCAGACGGGCTCCGAGTTCATTGCCTTCATCACGGAGCCGGCGGTGCCCCGGAAGAGGCCCGATCTCACCATGTTCATCCACCGGCCGCTGCAGCACTTCCGGGAGATCCTCAAGCTGATGCAGCTCCTGGCCGGTAACTGTCACGTGGACACCGAGGAGCACAAGAACTTCAGCACGGTGATCGCCGAACTCCAGGCCGCCTACCGAGAGATCACTGTAAGCAGCGGTCTCATGGAGCCCCTGGGCGAGGGCCGACCGCTCCTTACACTGCAGGACCTGGAGTCGCGAATGGTCTTCACCAAGTGCAAGCCCTTCACGCTGGCCGTGCAGGGCCGCCAGTGGATCTTCGGCGGAGACCTGTCCCGCGTCGAGGGCCGATCGGTGAAGCCCTACTGGACGCTGCTCTTCAGCGACATCATTGTCTTTGCCAAGGTCAGCCGGGATCGGGTGCTCTTCATCACCGAGGAGCCCATACCCATTGCCAATGTGGTGGACTCCTGCTTCCACATGCGCAAGAAGA CCACCGAGTTCCGTCTGACTGTGGATCCCAATGGCCGTCTGGCCGAGAGCCCCACTGGCTACTGTGCCCCGGATCTCACCCGCACCCCGAAGAGAGGAGCCCGGCGGAAGAGCCTCATCCTGAGAGCTCCCTCCCTGGAGCTGAAGGCTGTCTGGCAGAATCTGTTGCAGCGTCAGAT ATTTCTGGTGAATGCCGCCCTGGGATCGACGCCTTTATCCAGTCCGTTGGACTCACCGGACGTCCTAAACACCCTCGTGCCCCTGAGCGACATCGGCCTGACCTCCGCCTCGATGGGATCGATGAAGCTGCCGTCGCTGGACAGCATACACctgaagcagcagcagaaacagcag CAGCGCAGCAATAATTCCCATACAGCGGCCACCGATCGATCCGTGGATCGGTCCCACGGCCACTCCCACAGCGGCCACAGCGGCCATGCCGTGGAGCAGATCGAGCTGCTGATCGACGAGAAGTGCCGCATCCTGAACAAGACCGGGACACCCAAGTCGAGTGCCCTGCACCTGGCCAACTGGATGAAGGGTCAGCTGgacaagcagcagcagcaggctcGTCTGGCGGCCATCGCCAGGTCGCAGGAGAACGTCAGTGCCGAGGACGAGCAGTTGATATTTAATAGCGATAGCGAGCAGGACGAAAGGATCACCTACTGGACGCGCCAGCAGCTGGAGAAGCGTACCAAGGAGCTCAATCTGGCCAAGGAGAACGGCGGACTGTCGGCCAAGCCGAATTTTGGCGGGAAACGCCTCAGCGGAGTGGAGGAGCTCAGCATGAGTGCCACCTCGGACATCTATTCCACCACGTCGGAGGCCGAGGGCGTGACGAGTCAGATCAGTCAGTCGCACAGCACAACGTCGGATAGTCAG AGGCGACGGATGACAGTGTTGGGGCGATCccgaacagcagcagcagtgccGGTGATTCCAAACTACGTCATCTAG
- the LOC6504625 gene encoding uncharacterized protein LOC6504625 isoform X8: MPTMTRMHRHSSSSAVVEENRGRRRGGPGSGDANKENFGVHFMSSPFGNASLIALQDLSNVHGKSPQRRSFSEGSGPRQATPQLAALRSCLPRSGVGVGGGAALEDSQLSSSRMGDTTLDRMLDAIIESARKEVRYKPNVVAATTAAATTTSTTTLLPENAEWSETSVHEMEVRTPTHLKRQRVVRRKNPHKTTGPTGGHRTTSSTSTTITATEALQKLEHIPSTKRCLSFSSSSNSSDLEVEEEEEEDQQVAKRGSLATPPSHSTTTSSNSSSSGNTTGSGATDFGEATPRGSIDLSIFYDAKEQKLNVHVIRCRDLQRSHGGNGGSINAYVKVALSGGSGYGYGSGSGSGSGSSGQRDQRTAVHRHSSRPYFDQRFSFPISGGDFKDNDWAEQSLQLAVWHRDRHLKRSEFLGCSTFPLSELLQPHAGTTAGSYKLQAQGCPPSHRQSRENQHHQNHQSHHTNQNASVSASTTNPGENPAKAGGEERENSTEMAAITATPQKAAATAGTGTGSISVSGSTAAALTLNDEVISISIDGDPNQQAGQQPMRLSKKALHQRDADENLFLRFLELDPPADGNANSTTVGASGDKTANSSSNAKANESNANHLNGSASRRQSTMPNSTTGTGGGGSGSGRQTGRTPFTMTKRLTRTEERGFGFSIVWTHPPRVEKVEAGLSADRCGILPGDYVIFVDMHNVVTMPEADVLNLIRSQGSALTLEIFRRSGAGATTISTAATATAIAAAPTKKIYGLDAGIGIGIGVEDPLITTSLSTTSTAHPQGVVSLQRSASSRVQTAAISRPATACSGTTSSIEAAKRRLHLPQVTFSKESIVPITDNRRRFLLQLISREQNFTAALHFGLQRFVQPLVERKDLISPNDHRTLFQNIDELLRIAEDILEQLCSSEQQDQDQPQMNFASRVYLSKTTAICAAYKKYCNGIKRADCVLVNKSRQTGSEFIAFITEPAVPRKRPDLTMFIHRPLQHFREILKLMQLLAGNCHVDTEEHKNFSTVIAELQAAYREITVSSGLMEPLGEGRPLLTLQDLESRMVFTKCKPFTLAVQGRQWIFGGDLSRVEGRSVKPYWTLLFSDIIVFAKVSRDRVLFITEEPIPIANVVDSCFHMRKKTTEFRLTVDPNGRLAESPTGYCAPDLTRTPKRGARRKSLILRAPSLELKAVWQNLLQRQIFLVNAALGSTPLSSPLDSPDVLNTLVPLSDIGLTSASMGSMKLPSLDSIHLKQQQKQQQRSNNSHTAATDRSVDRSHGHSHSGHSGHAVEQIELLIDEKCRILNKTGTPKSSALHLANWMKGQLDKQQQQARLAAIARSQENVSAEDEQLIFNSDSEQDERITYWTRQQLEKRTKELNLAKENGGLSAKPNFGGKRLSGVEELSMSATSDIYSTTSEAEGVTSQISQSHSTTSDSQITVRSSPIVLDKLAVCRHCHKNCQQSGGGAVRPGGVNTSSSTPVLLCNSLKVQHSQSSPNRCCKAAGENGVEKRSETRTGTRTGTETGTGSMTSMSSSTITGEFSSKVVASSSRRETGDTESDVAQLITDEISISQSEATDDSVGAIPNSSSSAGDSKLRHLEQNTVTATTASPSLPNGHCSGGTGGSPKPLPPPRRTRIVAQMCQEPARPKANQQVKAIVTITETARIMRSSPTKGSSSVGGSPAKYSACHCRCQPEDFTNAQLSPDKMEHQTCKLLESPKQTATTMKQQQEKQEDEQLSLMLIGLAQFAPAAKLCGQDRMAKEEKSLSSSTPTIAVVPPTPDAVLTKTTTHVWDNSGCSSNGTGTATTSTATTTTKQPRQAIIENIPEDSCDESPLDEEPPYRPMSSALRRFGTMSSLEKLPSDDRMDEADELDDDLEPYTSNGHGSPPQNDEDDEEEARSDKALVQNDLGGASSSSGILVNGDVLASGAWTNRAGAFVSDKMSFFEESRAFIDKYLGRWNAGEAQQQTQQQSHHQPGTASETDEQMDECTSGATSGEEVWGTPTSGGDNDDQDMQLINSENTHSSPTKSSTSLNDDDDTELMMDELLMAPPMTASTIRGLLPRFYRCFYFRNHLIHTPNLLPTLTSSSKSNPIQSDSNQCSAPIVSLSVTII; the protein is encoded by the exons ATGCCAACCATGACGAGAATGCATCGCCACTCCAGCTCCAGTGCCGTGGTGGAGGAGAATCGCGGTAGGAGAAGAGGCGGCCCTGGATCTGGCGACGCCAACAAGGAGAACTTTGGCGTCCATTTCATGAGCAGTCCTTTCGGCAACGCCAGCCTGATTGCCCTCCAGGATCTGAGCAATGTCCACGGCAAGAGCCCGCAGCGGAGGAGCTTCAGCGAAGGCAGTGGTCCCCGCCAGGCCACGCCCCAATTGGCGGCACTGAGGAGCTGCCTGCCCCGCAGCGGTGTCGGTGTTGGTGGGGGCGCCGCTCTGGAGGACTCGCAGCTCTCGTCCTCGCGAATGGGCGACACCACCCTGGACCGTATGCTGGATGCCATTATCGAATCAGCCCGGAAGGAGGTGCGCTACAAGCCAAATGTGGTTGCCGCGACAACCGCAGCTGcaaccaccaccagcaccaccactcTTCTCCCTGAGAACGCCGAATGGAGTGAGACCAGTGTCCACGAGATGGAAGTCCGCACTCCCACCCACTTGAAGCGTCAGCGGGTGGTGCGGCGCAAGAATCCCCACAAGACCACCGGCCCCACCGGGGGGCATCGCACCACCAGCTCTACCAGCACCACCATCACCGCCACCGAGGCTCTCCAGAAACTAGAGCACATTCCCAGCACGAAGCGGTGCCTGAGCTTCTCTTCCAGCTCGAACTCCAGCGACCTGGAagtcgaggaggaggaggaggaggaccagcAGGTGGCCAAGAGGGGATCCCTGGCCACGCCCCCCTCCCACAGCACCACCacgagcagcaacagcagcagctctGGCAACACCACAGGCAGTGGGGCAACTGATTTCGGAGAAGCCACTCCGCGGGGCAGCATCGATCTGAGCATTTTTTACGACGCCAAGGAGCAGAAGCTGAATGTTCATG TGATTCGGTGTCGGGACTTGCAACGTTCTCATGGCGGCAACGGTGGCAGCATCAATGCCTACGTCAAGGTGGCTCTGTCCGGTGGATccggatacggatacggatcCGGTTCGGGTTCCGGCTCCGGATCGAGTGGCCAGCGAGACCAGCGCACCGCCGTCCACCGGCACTCGAGTCGTCCCTACTTCGACCAGCGGTTCAGTTTCCCGATTTCCGGTGGCGATTTCAAGGATAACGACTGGGCGGAGCAGAGCCTCCAGCTGGCAGTGTGGCACCGAGATCGCCATTTAAA ACGCAGCGAGTTCCTGGGCTGCAGCACTTTTCCTTTGAGCGAACTACTGCAGCCGCACGCCGGCACCACGGCCGGTTCCTACAAGCTGCAGGCGCAGGGATGTCCGCCTAGCCACCGCCAGAGTCGCGAGAACCAGCACCACCAGAATCATCAGAGTCACCACACCAATCAGAACGCATCCGTATCCGCGTCCACCACCAATCCCGGTGAGAATCCGGCGAAGGCAGGAGGAGAGGAGCGAGAGAATAGCACGGAAATGGCTGCCATTACAGCAACGCCACAGAAGGCAGCGGCAACCGCCGGAACTGGCACTGGATCTATATCCGTTTCGGGATCAACTGCCGCCGCCCTGACCCTCAACGACGAGGtgatcagcatcagcatcgaCGGAGATCCCAACCAGCAGGCCGGCCAGCAACCGATGCGGCTCAGCAAGAAGGCCCTCCACCAGCGCGACGCCGACGAGAATCTCTTCCTGAGATTCCTGGAACTGGATCCGCCGGCGGACGGGAATGCCAACAGTACGACTGTGGGCGCTTCCGGCGACAAGACGGCCAACTCGTCCTCGAACGCCAAGGCCAATGAGAGCAATGCCAACCACTTGAACGGCTCCGCCAGTCGAAGACAGTCCACCATGCCGAACAGCACCACTGGCACCGGAGGAGGAGGCAGTGGCTCTGGAAGGCAAACCGGAAGAACACCCTTTACGATGACCAAGCGACTGACCAGAACCGAGGAGCGAGGCTTCGGGTTCTCGATTGTTTGGACCCATCCGCCCCGGGTGGAGAAAGTGGAGGCGGGCCTATCGGCGGACAGGTGCGGCATCCTGCCCGGCGACTATGTGATCTTTGTGGACATGCACAATGTGGTCACGATGCCCGAGGCTGATGTTCTGAACTTGATACGATCGCAGGGCTCGGCCTTGACGTTGGAGATTTTCAGAAGGTCAGGCGCGGGCGCCACCACAATCTCGACggccgccaccgccaccgccatcGCCGCCGCACCCACGAAGAAGATCTACGGCCTGGATGCCGGCATCGGTATTGGCATCGGTGTGGAGGACCCACTAATAACCACCAGCCTGAGTACCACCAGCACCGCTCATCCCCAGGGCGTTGTGAGCCTGCAGAGGAGTGCCAGTTCGAGGGTCCAGACGGCGGCCATCAGTCGTCCGGCCACCGCCTGCTCCGGCACCACGTCCTCCATCGAGGCCGCCAAGCGGCGGCTCCACCTGCCCCAGGTCACCTTCAGCAAGGAG TCCATTGTGCCTATCACGGACAATCGGAGGCGGTTCCTGCTTCAGCTGATCAGCCGGGAGCAGAACTTCACGGCCGCCCTGCACTTTGGCCTCCAGCGCTTCGTCCAGCCGTTGGTGGAGCGCAAGGACCTCATATCGCCGAACGACCACCGCACCCTGTTCCAGAACATTGACGAACTCCTGCGCATCGCCGAGGATATCCTGGAGCAGCTGTGCAGCAGCGAGCAGCAGGACCAGGATCAGCCGCAGATGAACTTCGCCTCGAGAGTGTACCTCTCGAAGACCACTGCGATCTGCGCCGCCTACAAGAAGTACTGCAACGGCATCAAGCGGGCGGACTGTGTCCTGGTGAACAAGTCCCGGCAGACGGGCTCCGAGTTCATTGCCTTCATCACGGAGCCGGCGGTGCCCCGGAAGAGGCCCGATCTCACCATGTTCATCCACCGGCCGCTGCAGCACTTCCGGGAGATCCTCAAGCTGATGCAGCTCCTGGCCGGTAACTGTCACGTGGACACCGAGGAGCACAAGAACTTCAGCACGGTGATCGCCGAACTCCAGGCCGCCTACCGAGAGATCACTGTAAGCAGCGGTCTCATGGAGCCCCTGGGCGAGGGCCGACCGCTCCTTACACTGCAGGACCTGGAGTCGCGAATGGTCTTCACCAAGTGCAAGCCCTTCACGCTGGCCGTGCAGGGCCGCCAGTGGATCTTCGGCGGAGACCTGTCCCGCGTCGAGGGCCGATCGGTGAAGCCCTACTGGACGCTGCTCTTCAGCGACATCATTGTCTTTGCCAAGGTCAGCCGGGATCGGGTGCTCTTCATCACCGAGGAGCCCATACCCATTGCCAATGTGGTGGACTCCTGCTTCCACATGCGCAAGAAGA CCACCGAGTTCCGTCTGACTGTGGATCCCAATGGCCGTCTGGCCGAGAGCCCCACTGGCTACTGTGCCCCGGATCTCACCCGCACCCCGAAGAGAGGAGCCCGGCGGAAGAGCCTCATCCTGAGAGCTCCCTCCCTGGAGCTGAAGGCTGTCTGGCAGAATCTGTTGCAGCGTCAGAT ATTTCTGGTGAATGCCGCCCTGGGATCGACGCCTTTATCCAGTCCGTTGGACTCACCGGACGTCCTAAACACCCTCGTGCCCCTGAGCGACATCGGCCTGACCTCCGCCTCGATGGGATCGATGAAGCTGCCGTCGCTGGACAGCATACACctgaagcagcagcagaaacagcag CAGCGCAGCAATAATTCCCATACAGCGGCCACCGATCGATCCGTGGATCGGTCCCACGGCCACTCCCACAGCGGCCACAGCGGCCATGCCGTGGAGCAGATCGAGCTGCTGATCGACGAGAAGTGCCGCATCCTGAACAAGACCGGGACACCCAAGTCGAGTGCCCTGCACCTGGCCAACTGGATGAAGGGTCAGCTGgacaagcagcagcagcaggctcGTCTGGCGGCCATCGCCAGGTCGCAGGAGAACGTCAGTGCCGAGGACGAGCAGTTGATATTTAATAGCGATAGCGAGCAGGACGAAAGGATCACCTACTGGACGCGCCAGCAGCTGGAGAAGCGTACCAAGGAGCTCAATCTGGCCAAGGAGAACGGCGGACTGTCGGCCAAGCCGAATTTTGGCGGGAAACGCCTCAGCGGAGTGGAGGAGCTCAGCATGAGTGCCACCTCGGACATCTATTCCACCACGTCGGAGGCCGAGGGCGTGACGAGTCAGATCAGTCAGTCGCACAGCACAACGTCGGATAGTCAG ATCACCGTTCGCTCGAGTCCCATTGTCCTGGACAAGCTGGCCGTGTGCCGGCACTGCCACAAGAACTGCCAGCAAAGTGGCGGTGGGGCAGTGCGTCCTGGTGGCGTCAACACGTCCAGCTCCACGCCCGTCCTCCTCTGCAACTCCCTGAAGGTGCAGCACAGCCAGTCCTCCCCGAATCGGTGCTGCAAGGCGGCCGGGGAGAATGGCGTCGAGAAAAGATCAGAGACCAGAACTGGCACCAGGACGGGAACGGAGACCGGGACGGGCAGCATGACCAGCATGTCCAGTAGCACAATAACCGGGGAGTTCTCATCCAAAGTAGTGGCTAGCAGCAGTCGCCGGGAGACCGGCGACACGGAGAGCGATGTCGCCCAACTGATCACCGACGAAATCTCGATCTCCCAATCAGAGGCGACGGATGACAGTGTTGGGGCGATCccgaacagcagcagcagtgccGGTGATTCCAAACTACGTCATCTAGAACAGAATACAGTCACAGCCACCACAGCTAGTCCATCCCTGCCCAATGGTCACTGTAGTGGGGGAACTGGGGGTTCGCCCAAGCCACTGCCACCGCCCCGTCGCACCCGAATCGTGGCCCAGATGTGCCAGGAGCCGGCCCGGCCCAAGGCCAACCAGCAGGTGAAGGCCATTGTCACCATAACGGAGACGGCCCGCATCATGCGGAGCAGTCCCACAAAGGGATCGAGCTCCGTGGGCGGATCACCGGCCAAGTACTCGGCCTGCCACTGTCGATGCCAGCCGGAGGACTTCACCAACGCCCAGCTCTCGCCGGACAAGATGGAGCACCAGACCTGCAAGCTCCTCGAATCCCCCAAGCAAACAGCCACCACCAtgaagcagcagcaggagaagCAGGAGGACGAGCAGCTGTCCCTCATGCTCATCGGCCTGGCCCAGTTCGCGCCGGCGGCCAAGCTTTGCGGCCAGGACCGGATGGCCAAGGAGGAGAAGAGCCTGAGCAGCAGCACGCCCACCATAGCGGTGGTGCCGCCCACTCCCGACGCCGTGCTCACGAAGACCACCACCCACGTGTGGGACAACAGCGGCTGCTCCTCGAACGGCACGGGCACggccaccaccagcaccgccaccaccaccaccaagcAGCCCCGGCAGGCCATCATCGAGAACATACCCGAGGATTCGTGCGACGAGTCGCCCCTGGACGAGGAGCCCCCCTACCGGCCCATGAGCAGTGCCCTGCGGCGCTTCGGCACGATGTCCAGCCTGGAGAAGCTGCCCTCCGACGATCGGATGGACGAGGCCGACGAGCTGGACGACGACCTGGAGCCCTACACCTCCAACGGTCATGGATCTCCACCGCAGAACGACGAGGATGACGAGGAGGAGGCCCGCTCGGACAAGGCTCTGGTGCAGAACGATCTGGGAGGCGCCAGTTCCTCGTCGGGCATCCTCGTCAATGGCGATGTCCTGGCCAGCGGGGCCTGGACGAACCGGGCCGGTGCCTTTGTCTCCGACAAGATGTCCTTCTTCGAGGAGTCGCGGGCCTTCATCGACAAGTACCTGGGCCGATGGAACGCCGGGGAGGCCCAGCAGCAGACGCAGCAGCAGTCGCACCACCAGCCCGGAACCGCTTCGGAGACGGACGAGCAGATGGACGAGTGCACCTCGGGAGCCACCAGCGGCGAGGAGGTGTGGGGCACACCCACCAGCGGCGGAGACAACGACGACCAGGACATGCAGCTGATAAACTCGGAGAACACCCATTCG TCGCCCACCAAGTCGAGCACCTCTCTGAACGATGACGACGACACGGAACTGATGATGGACGAACTACTGATGGCCCCACCGATGACGGCCAGCACGATCCGAGGACTTCTGCCACG CTTTTACAGGTGTTTTTACTTTCGTAACCATTTGATTCACACACCAAACTTACTGCCCACACTCACATCCAGTTCgaaatccaatccaatccaatccgaTTCGAATCAGTGTTCAGCTCCCATTGTATCTCTATCTGTAACCATCATATAA